Proteins encoded within one genomic window of Acidiferrobacter thiooxydans:
- a CDS encoding Nudix family hydrolase, translating into MSASTDPTGPERVVAAIIRDGDGRVLVARRPEGKVGAGFWEFPGGKVDPGESQSEALRRELHEELDIAVGACTFLPHYRAATPPGIDLAFWRVDAYEGVARGREGQEIRWCPPDTLPDLPFLPADRPILARLRLPSFYLISDVDHLGEALFEERLAQAAARDALLLQLREPWPASRLRAYAQHLRALLAPYGGRCIVNGDPNELMGCADGIHLPASHLARIDARPAATLVGASCHDAGELRRAAAIGCDFAVLSPVKLTPSHPDAAPLGWARFRELAAEVLLPVYALGGMTIADRVSAETHLAQGVALRSGVFGKDADLPVP; encoded by the coding sequence ATGTCCGCATCAACGGATCCTACCGGACCTGAGCGCGTCGTCGCCGCGATCATCCGGGATGGCGACGGACGGGTGCTGGTGGCGCGCAGGCCTGAAGGCAAGGTGGGTGCCGGGTTCTGGGAGTTTCCTGGTGGAAAGGTCGATCCGGGAGAGTCGCAGAGCGAGGCCCTAAGGCGCGAGCTCCATGAGGAGCTCGATATCGCGGTCGGGGCCTGCACGTTTCTGCCGCATTATCGCGCGGCCACGCCGCCGGGGATCGATCTCGCGTTCTGGCGGGTGGATGCCTATGAAGGTGTGGCGCGGGGACGCGAGGGCCAGGAGATCCGCTGGTGCCCGCCGGATACGCTGCCGGATCTGCCGTTTTTGCCGGCCGATCGTCCGATTCTCGCGCGCCTGCGCCTGCCATCTTTCTATCTCATCAGCGATGTCGACCATCTCGGCGAGGCCTTGTTCGAGGAGCGGCTCGCGCAAGCCGCGGCCCGCGATGCCCTGCTGTTGCAGTTACGCGAGCCCTGGCCGGCCTCGCGCCTGCGCGCCTATGCCCAGCATCTGCGGGCGCTTCTCGCCCCTTACGGCGGACGCTGTATCGTCAATGGTGACCCGAACGAGCTCATGGGTTGCGCCGACGGCATCCATTTGCCGGCCTCGCACCTGGCGCGCATCGACGCCCGACCGGCGGCGACGCTGGTCGGGGCCTCCTGCCACGATGCCGGGGAACTGCGGCGCGCGGCGGCCATCGGCTGCGATTTCGCGGTGCTTTCGCCCGTGAAGCTGACGCCCAGCCATCCGGATGCGGCGCCGCTTGGCTGGGCGCGCTTTCGGGAACTGGCCGCCGAGGTCCTGCTGCCGGTCTATGCGTTGGGGGGCATGACCATCGCCGACCGGGTATCGGCCGAGACCCATCTTGCCCAGGGGGTGGCGCTACGTAGCGGGGTGTTCGGCAAAGACGCCGATTTACCCGTACCCTGA
- the argJ gene encoding bifunctional glutamate N-acetyltransferase/amino-acid acetyltransferase ArgJ produces the protein MAVGVKAMPPLGAIAGVRLGTVAAGIRKAARQDLVVIQCDSGTTAAAVFTQSHFAAAPVIVAKAHWRQSEPRALIINTGYANAATGEPGLADARACCQALAQVLSCRPDEVLPFSTGVIGERLPVSAVIAGIPPAVGTASEDGWMDAAHGIMTTDTVPKGATCEMVMDGKPVRITGIAKGSGMIHPNMATMLAFVATDIGSERPVLQAALARAVKTTFNAISVDGDTSTNDALVVLATGRSGVRLTAAEGPAFTQFCEALEQVCAELAQAIVRDGEGATKFVRVEISGARSDDQARIVADTVATSPLVKTALFASDPNWGRILMAVGRAPIALDDPDRVTVSLNGVRVFRHGMVDPDYREEAGQKALAAADITVGVDLGQGHGRAVVHTCDFSYDYVRINGSYRT, from the coding sequence ATGGCTGTGGGAGTCAAGGCTATGCCGCCGCTTGGTGCCATTGCCGGTGTGCGGCTCGGTACCGTGGCCGCCGGTATCCGCAAGGCGGCTCGGCAAGACCTCGTGGTCATTCAGTGTGATTCCGGGACTACGGCCGCGGCGGTCTTTACTCAGAGCCATTTCGCGGCCGCGCCGGTGATCGTGGCCAAGGCCCATTGGCGACAGAGCGAACCGCGCGCCCTCATCATCAACACCGGCTACGCCAATGCCGCGACCGGCGAGCCCGGCCTCGCCGACGCGCGGGCCTGCTGCCAGGCCCTTGCGCAGGTGCTCAGCTGCCGGCCGGATGAGGTCCTGCCGTTCTCGACGGGGGTCATAGGCGAGCGCCTGCCGGTCTCCGCAGTGATTGCCGGTATCCCGCCGGCCGTAGGCACGGCCTCTGAGGATGGGTGGATGGACGCGGCGCACGGCATCATGACGACCGACACGGTGCCCAAGGGCGCGACGTGCGAGATGGTCATGGACGGCAAGCCGGTACGGATCACCGGCATCGCCAAGGGATCGGGCATGATCCATCCCAATATGGCGACCATGCTCGCGTTCGTGGCGACCGATATCGGATCTGAGCGCCCTGTCCTGCAAGCGGCGCTCGCGCGGGCCGTGAAGACCACCTTCAATGCCATCTCCGTGGATGGAGATACCTCGACAAACGACGCCTTGGTGGTACTGGCCACGGGCCGGTCGGGCGTGCGCCTGACGGCCGCTGAAGGGCCGGCGTTTACGCAGTTTTGCGAGGCCTTGGAGCAGGTCTGCGCGGAGCTAGCGCAGGCCATCGTCCGCGACGGCGAGGGCGCGACCAAGTTCGTGCGCGTGGAGATTTCCGGCGCGCGGTCCGATGACCAGGCGCGCATCGTGGCCGACACCGTCGCCACCTCGCCGCTCGTGAAGACCGCCCTGTTCGCGAGCGACCCCAACTGGGGCCGTATCCTCATGGCCGTGGGGCGCGCGCCCATCGCCCTCGACGATCCGGACCGGGTGACGGTGAGCCTAAACGGTGTGCGGGTATTCCGTCACGGCATGGTCGATCCGGATTATCGCGAAGAGGCCGGCCAAAAGGCCTTGGCAGCCGCGGATATCACAGTCGGCGTCGACCTCGGCCAAGGTCATGGGCGGGCGGTTGTGCATACCTGCGATTTCTCCTACGACTATGTCCGCATCAACGGATCCTACCGGACCTGA
- the secA gene encoding preprotein translocase subunit SecA, producing the protein MAANVLSRFFGSRNDRIVRRMRQKVAAINGLESRYTALSDDELRGQTATFRQRLENGEPLEALLPEAFAVVREGSRRVLGMRHFDVQLIGGMVLHEGKIAEMRTGEGKTLVATLAAYLNALPGSGVHVVTVNDYLASRDAEWMGRLYRFLGLSVGTIVSTLDGPARREAYNADITYGTNNEFGFDYLRDNMAFSADERVQRRLHYAIVDEVDSILIDEARTPLIISGPTEENTDLYVKIDAIIPRLKRQEAEGAPGDYTVDEKAKQVYLTEEGHETAERLLAAAGLLAEGEGLYDLGNMGLLHHLNAALRAHAIYHREVDYIVTDGQIVIVDEFTGRMMPGRRWSDGLHQAVEAKERVEIQNENQTLASITFQNYFRLYDKLAGMTGTADTEAFEFQEIYNLEVTVIPTHRPAIRKDHGDQVYRTTAEKHAAIVADVGEAHKKGQPVLVGTASIESSESLSALLKKANIPHEVLNAKHHEREAQIIAQAGREGAVTIATNMAGRGTDIVLGGNPNTAPGADPDEAAREEVRAEWLARHDRVIAAGGLKVIGTERHESRRIDNQLRGRSGRQGDPGETRFYLSLEDNLMRIFGSDRVAGLMEKLGMEAGDAIEHPWVTKAIENAQRKVEAHNFDIRKQLLEYDDVANDQRKVIYEQRNKLLVAEDVSASVSAIHRDVVDAFISEHVPPGSFEEQWDIDGLKATLDRELRLDLSVDQWLKEDASLDEDGLRARIQKEAEERYREKSAQIGEETMRHLEKAIMLQVLDLQWKDHLAAMDHLRQGIQLRGYAQKSPQQEYKREAFELFSQMLDRIKREVITTIVQVEIQDDSDIDLIDEQRRQQGVTFYDHPSLDAAQADTDTDTMVQTVVRAGPKVGRNDPCPCGSGKKYKQCHGRLV; encoded by the coding sequence ATGGCCGCCAACGTTCTGAGTAGATTTTTCGGTAGCCGCAATGATCGCATAGTGCGGCGCATGCGCCAGAAGGTAGCGGCGATCAACGGCCTCGAGTCCCGCTATACGGCCTTGTCGGACGACGAACTGCGCGGCCAGACAGCGACGTTCCGGCAACGCCTGGAAAACGGCGAACCCTTGGAGGCGCTACTCCCCGAGGCCTTCGCGGTCGTGCGCGAAGGCTCGCGCCGGGTGCTCGGTATGCGTCACTTCGACGTCCAGCTGATAGGCGGGATGGTCCTGCACGAAGGCAAAATCGCCGAGATGCGCACCGGGGAAGGCAAGACCCTGGTGGCCACGCTCGCGGCCTACCTGAATGCGCTACCGGGTTCGGGCGTGCATGTGGTGACGGTGAATGATTACCTCGCCTCCCGCGATGCCGAGTGGATGGGGCGTCTCTATCGTTTCCTGGGCCTTTCGGTTGGGACCATCGTGTCGACGCTCGATGGGCCGGCGCGCCGCGAGGCCTATAACGCCGACATCACTTACGGGACGAACAACGAGTTCGGTTTCGATTACCTGCGCGACAACATGGCGTTCAGCGCCGATGAGCGCGTGCAGCGCCGGTTGCACTACGCGATCGTAGACGAGGTCGACTCCATTCTCATAGACGAGGCGCGTACGCCACTCATCATATCCGGCCCCACCGAGGAGAATACCGATCTCTACGTCAAGATCGACGCCATCATCCCGCGGTTGAAGAGGCAGGAGGCCGAGGGTGCGCCCGGAGATTACACGGTCGACGAGAAGGCCAAGCAGGTCTACCTGACGGAGGAGGGGCACGAGACTGCCGAGCGCCTGTTGGCCGCAGCCGGCCTGCTCGCAGAGGGTGAGGGCCTTTATGATCTGGGGAATATGGGCCTTCTACATCATCTGAACGCCGCCTTGCGGGCGCACGCCATCTATCACCGCGAGGTCGATTATATCGTGACCGACGGCCAGATCGTGATCGTCGATGAATTCACCGGGCGCATGATGCCGGGGCGGCGCTGGTCGGATGGCCTCCACCAGGCGGTCGAGGCCAAGGAGCGGGTCGAGATTCAGAACGAAAACCAGACGCTCGCCTCGATCACCTTTCAGAATTATTTCCGGCTCTACGACAAATTGGCCGGTATGACTGGTACGGCGGATACCGAGGCCTTCGAATTTCAGGAGATCTACAACCTCGAGGTGACGGTGATACCGACGCACCGGCCGGCAATCCGCAAGGACCATGGTGATCAGGTCTATCGGACTACGGCCGAAAAGCATGCGGCGATCGTCGCCGATGTTGGGGAGGCCCACAAGAAGGGGCAGCCGGTGCTGGTCGGCACGGCCTCCATAGAGAGTTCGGAGAGTCTTTCCGCGCTCCTGAAGAAGGCGAACATCCCCCATGAGGTATTGAACGCCAAGCATCATGAGCGTGAGGCGCAAATCATTGCCCAGGCGGGTCGCGAGGGTGCCGTAACGATTGCCACGAATATGGCCGGGCGCGGCACCGACATCGTGCTCGGAGGTAATCCCAATACCGCACCGGGGGCCGATCCCGACGAGGCCGCGCGCGAAGAGGTCCGCGCCGAGTGGCTGGCGCGGCATGATCGCGTGATCGCGGCGGGCGGTCTCAAGGTGATCGGCACCGAGCGGCACGAGTCGCGGCGAATCGACAATCAGTTGCGTGGCCGCTCCGGCCGTCAGGGCGATCCGGGCGAGACCCGCTTTTATCTCTCCCTTGAAGACAACCTGATGCGCATCTTTGGGTCGGATCGGGTAGCCGGGCTCATGGAAAAACTCGGCATGGAAGCGGGTGATGCCATCGAGCATCCGTGGGTGACGAAGGCCATCGAGAACGCGCAACGCAAGGTGGAGGCGCATAACTTCGATATCCGCAAGCAGTTGCTGGAATACGACGATGTCGCGAACGATCAGCGCAAGGTGATATATGAGCAGCGCAACAAACTGCTCGTAGCCGAGGATGTCAGCGCGAGTGTCTCGGCCATCCACCGTGATGTCGTCGACGCCTTCATAAGCGAACACGTGCCGCCGGGCAGCTTCGAGGAGCAATGGGATATCGATGGGCTGAAGGCGACGCTCGACCGCGAGCTGCGCTTGGATCTCTCTGTCGATCAGTGGCTCAAGGAAGACGCCAGCCTAGACGAGGACGGCCTGCGCGCGCGCATCCAGAAGGAGGCCGAGGAGCGCTATCGGGAGAAGTCCGCGCAGATCGGTGAGGAAACCATGCGGCATCTGGAGAAGGCCATCATGCTCCAGGTCCTCGATCTGCAATGGAAGGACCACCTTGCGGCCATGGATCATCTGCGCCAGGGTATACAGCTGCGCGGCTACGCGCAAAAGAGCCCACAACAGGAGTACAAGCGCGAGGCCTTCGAGCTGTTCTCGCAGATGCTCGACCGCATCAAGCGCGAGGTGATTACTACCATCGTCCAGGTCGAGATCCAGGACGATAGCGATATCGACCTGATCGATGAGCAGCGGCGCCAGCAGGGGGTCACGTTCTATGATCATCCGAGCCTCGATGCCGCTCAGGCGGACACGGATACGGATACCATGGTGCAGACCGTGGTGCGCGCGGGGCCCAAGGTGGGGCGCAACGACCCATGTCCCTGCGGATCGGGAAAGAAATACAAACAGTGTCACGGGCGTCTCGTCTAA
- a CDS encoding M23 family metallopeptidase: MNIIILREGDARSRPVHVNLRTMVAGALLLFGLLPLTLGALAFWLAAAHTPGAPATGAGVPAAALGQARRLARISHADLSRLAAMVGRLRARASRLDALSARLGALARLPARPMTTRATFTTTPAVPISGTDWTVAGLKAMAQRLKADFMRRSAEMTVLASVLAARQVMALTTPGGWPVRGGWISSPFGPRPDPFTGRPGFHPGVDIAAPIGTPVRAMAAGIVIFAGGDGGFGRLVKVEDGHGEITMYAHLSARYVHVGQVVSKHELLGRVGDTGYSTGPHLHFEVMLHGVPINPIGFLRLADRR, from the coding sequence ATGAACATTATCATTCTACGCGAAGGCGACGCGCGTTCCCGTCCCGTACATGTGAACCTGCGCACGATGGTGGCCGGGGCCCTACTCCTGTTCGGCCTTTTGCCGCTTACCCTGGGGGCGCTCGCGTTTTGGCTGGCCGCGGCCCATACCCCGGGGGCGCCCGCAACGGGCGCGGGCGTCCCGGCGGCGGCATTGGGTCAGGCCCGTCGGCTTGCCCGGATCAGTCATGCTGATCTGTCGCGACTCGCGGCCATGGTAGGACGGCTGCGCGCGCGCGCGAGCCGACTCGACGCCTTGTCGGCGCGTCTCGGGGCCCTGGCCCGGCTGCCCGCCCGACCGATGACGACGCGTGCGACGTTCACCACCACCCCGGCGGTGCCGATATCCGGCACGGACTGGACCGTGGCCGGTCTCAAGGCCATGGCGCAACGCCTGAAGGCGGATTTCATGCGGCGTTCGGCCGAGATGACCGTGCTGGCATCGGTGCTGGCCGCGCGCCAGGTCATGGCGCTGACCACCCCCGGGGGTTGGCCGGTACGTGGCGGCTGGATCTCCTCGCCCTTCGGCCCGCGTCCCGACCCCTTCACTGGCCGCCCCGGTTTCCATCCCGGCGTCGACATCGCCGCGCCCATCGGGACGCCGGTGCGGGCCATGGCGGCTGGGATCGTCATCTTTGCTGGCGGCGACGGCGGCTTTGGGCGGCTCGTGAAGGTCGAAGACGGTCACGGCGAGATCACCATGTATGCCCATTTGAGCGCGCGCTATGTGCACGTCGGGCAGGTCGTCTCCAAACACGAACTGCTGGGACGAGTCGGGGACACCGGCTATTCCACGGGCCCGCACCTGCATTTCGAGGTCATGCTCCACGGTGTACCCATCAACCCCATCGGCTTCCTGCGGCTCGCAGATCGGCGCTGA
- the lpxC gene encoding UDP-3-O-acyl-N-acetylglucosamine deacetylase, with the protein MIKQRTLKNVIRATGVGLHTGEKVYLTLRPAPVDSGIIFRRVDMPQLVEIRACPENVSDTRLSTTLEHNGARVSTVEHLMSAFAGLGIDNAYVDLTAPEVPIMDGSAGPFVFLIQSAGVEEQSAHKRFIRLRKTIEIEDGDKWVRFEPWDGFKVSFTIDFDHPIFRNSTQVACIDFSTTSFVKEISRARTFGFMRQLEALRQNGLARGGGLDNAVVMDDFRILNEDGLRYEDEFVKHKILDAIGDLYLLGHPLIGAFSACKSGHALNNRLLRVLVADRDAWEIVSFEETDRPAISFARTVPAV; encoded by the coding sequence ATGATAAAGCAACGTACGTTAAAGAACGTGATTCGGGCCACGGGCGTCGGATTACACACCGGAGAGAAGGTTTATCTGACCCTGCGTCCGGCCCCGGTCGATAGCGGCATCATCTTTCGGCGCGTGGATATGCCGCAGCTCGTGGAAATACGGGCATGCCCAGAGAACGTGAGCGATACACGGCTCTCGACTACGCTTGAGCATAATGGCGCACGGGTTTCGACGGTCGAGCACCTGATGTCGGCGTTCGCCGGTCTTGGAATCGACAATGCCTATGTCGATCTCACCGCGCCCGAGGTCCCGATCATGGATGGCAGCGCGGGCCCATTCGTTTTCCTGATCCAGTCGGCAGGCGTCGAAGAGCAGTCGGCCCACAAGCGCTTCATCCGGCTTCGCAAGACCATCGAGATCGAGGACGGCGACAAATGGGTCCGGTTCGAGCCTTGGGACGGATTCAAGGTGTCGTTTACGATAGACTTCGATCACCCCATCTTCCGCAACTCTACCCAGGTGGCCTGTATCGACTTCTCCACGACCTCCTTTGTGAAGGAGATCAGCCGCGCGCGCACTTTCGGCTTCATGCGCCAGCTTGAGGCCCTACGGCAGAATGGCCTGGCCCGGGGAGGCGGCCTCGACAATGCCGTGGTGATGGACGATTTCCGCATCCTGAACGAAGACGGATTGCGTTACGAGGATGAATTCGTCAAACATAAGATCCTGGATGCGATAGGCGACCTCTATCTGCTGGGCCATCCGCTGATCGGGGCCTTCAGTGCCTGTAAATCCGGACATGCCTTAAATAACCGCCTGTTGCGGGTATTGGTGGCGGATAGGGATGCCTGGGAGATCGTCTCGTTCGAGGAGACCGATAGGCCGGCCATATCGTTTGCCAGGACGGTGCCCGCAGTTTAA
- the ftsZ gene encoding cell division protein FtsZ: MFEIVEASGQQAVIKVIGVGGGGGNAIEYMMSSNIDGVEFIVANTDAQAIKKSSANVVLQLGSNLTKGLGAGADPGIGRQAAMEDRERIAEALAGADMVFITAGMGGGTGTGAAPIVAQVAKDQGILTVAVITKPFPFEGKKRMSIAEQGIRDLGEYVDSIITIPNEKLLAVVGRDMTLLDAFGKANQVLQGAVQGIAELITRPGHINVDFADVRTVMSEMGMAMMGSAVARGSDRAREAARAAISSPLLEDVDIAGARGMLVNITAGASMSLGEFAEVGDTIKEFASEDATVVIGTAIDPSMDDEMRVTVVATGLGGGQKRAAVALKVAKGGASAGAGAPAPNYDDLDTPTVIRNRRVGEKHDVHAADYLDIPAFLRRQAD; the protein is encoded by the coding sequence ATGTTTGAAATCGTAGAGGCAAGCGGCCAACAGGCCGTGATCAAGGTCATAGGGGTCGGCGGCGGAGGCGGTAACGCCATCGAGTATATGATGAGTTCCAATATCGACGGCGTGGAGTTCATCGTCGCCAATACCGATGCCCAGGCCATCAAGAAGTCTTCCGCCAACGTCGTTTTACAGCTCGGAAGCAATCTGACGAAGGGGCTTGGGGCCGGCGCGGATCCCGGTATCGGCCGGCAGGCGGCGATGGAAGACAGGGAGCGTATCGCCGAGGCCCTGGCGGGCGCGGACATGGTGTTCATCACCGCCGGGATGGGTGGCGGCACTGGCACTGGTGCGGCGCCCATCGTGGCGCAAGTGGCCAAGGATCAGGGCATCCTCACGGTGGCGGTGATCACAAAGCCGTTTCCTTTCGAGGGCAAGAAGCGCATGAGCATCGCCGAGCAGGGGATCCGTGATCTCGGTGAGTACGTGGACTCTATCATCACCATCCCGAACGAGAAGCTGTTGGCGGTCGTGGGTCGGGACATGACGCTGCTCGATGCCTTCGGCAAGGCCAATCAGGTCTTGCAGGGGGCGGTACAGGGCATCGCCGAGCTCATAACGCGCCCCGGCCACATCAATGTCGACTTCGCGGATGTGCGCACGGTCATGTCCGAGATGGGCATGGCCATGATGGGGTCTGCGGTCGCGCGCGGTTCGGACCGGGCGCGCGAGGCGGCGCGCGCGGCAATCTCGAGCCCGCTTTTGGAGGACGTGGATATTGCTGGCGCACGCGGTATGCTAGTCAACATAACTGCCGGCGCCAGCATGTCTCTTGGCGAGTTCGCCGAGGTCGGCGACACCATCAAGGAGTTCGCTTCGGAGGATGCCACCGTGGTCATAGGGACTGCCATCGACCCGAGCATGGACGACGAGATGCGTGTCACAGTGGTCGCCACCGGTCTCGGCGGGGGCCAAAAGCGCGCGGCGGTGGCCCTCAAGGTCGCCAAGGGGGGTGCCTCGGCGGGGGCAGGCGCGCCGGCCCCGAATTATGATGATCTCGATACCCCGACCGTGATCCGTAATCGCCGGGTCGGCGAGAAGCACGATGTCCATGCCGCCGACTATCTGGATATCCCGGCGTTCTTGCGCCGTCAGGCCGATTAG
- the ftsA gene encoding cell division protein FtsA has product MTRKGDARLVVGLDIGTSKVLAIVGEIGRDGMIEIIGVGHQPSRGLKKGVVVNIESTVQSIQRAVEEAELMAGCQIHSVYAGIAGSHINSVNSHGIVAIKTKEVGQGDVDRVLEAARALPIPADQKILHILPQEYIIDRQEGVREPIGMSGVRLEAKVHIVTGAVSAAQNIVKCVRRCGLEVDDIILEQLASSLSVLTEDEKELGVCLVDIGGGTTDISVFTQGAIRHTSVIPIAGDQVTNDIAVALRTPTQYAEDIKKQWACASGQGVEDGVVEVPGVGDRPPRKLSRQTLAEVVEPRITELYELIADDLRKSGFMDLLGSGIVLTGGSAKMEGMVELAEEVFHMPVRLGVPQYVGGLSGVVHNPIFATGVGLVLYGHKHTAGPTMAPVAGRQGSGRFTEILNRMKSWFQGNF; this is encoded by the coding sequence ATGACAAGAAAGGGTGACGCTCGGCTCGTGGTGGGGCTGGATATAGGGACGTCCAAGGTCCTTGCGATCGTAGGCGAGATCGGGCGCGACGGCATGATCGAAATCATAGGGGTCGGTCATCAACCGTCGCGGGGCCTCAAAAAGGGCGTGGTCGTCAATATCGAGTCGACCGTGCAGTCGATTCAACGTGCCGTCGAAGAGGCCGAACTCATGGCCGGCTGCCAGATCCATTCGGTCTACGCCGGGATCGCCGGCAGCCACATCAATTCCGTCAACTCGCATGGAATCGTGGCCATCAAGACCAAGGAGGTCGGGCAAGGTGATGTGGATCGCGTGCTCGAGGCAGCGCGCGCCCTGCCCATTCCCGCCGACCAGAAGATCCTCCATATCCTGCCGCAGGAGTACATCATCGATCGCCAGGAGGGTGTGCGCGAGCCCATCGGTATGTCCGGCGTGCGCCTGGAGGCCAAGGTACACATCGTGACCGGCGCGGTGAGTGCCGCCCAGAACATCGTGAAGTGCGTGCGCCGCTGCGGGCTTGAGGTCGACGACATCATCCTAGAGCAGCTGGCCTCGAGCCTATCGGTGTTGACGGAAGACGAGAAGGAACTTGGCGTATGTCTGGTCGATATCGGTGGCGGCACTACCGATATATCGGTATTCACGCAGGGTGCGATCCGTCATACCTCCGTGATCCCGATCGCCGGTGATCAGGTGACTAATGATATCGCGGTAGCGCTGCGCACGCCGACGCAATACGCAGAGGACATCAAGAAGCAATGGGCCTGCGCGTCCGGTCAGGGCGTGGAGGATGGCGTGGTGGAGGTTCCTGGGGTCGGCGACCGACCACCACGCAAGCTGTCGCGGCAGACGCTCGCGGAGGTCGTCGAGCCGCGCATAACGGAACTCTATGAACTGATCGCAGACGATTTGCGCAAGAGCGGGTTCATGGACCTTCTGGGGTCGGGCATCGTGCTTACTGGAGGCAGCGCGAAGATGGAAGGCATGGTGGAGTTAGCGGAAGAGGTGTTCCACATGCCGGTCCGCCTGGGGGTCCCGCAGTATGTGGGAGGCTTGAGCGGTGTCGTCCACAACCCCATTTTCGCGACCGGCGTGGGTCTCGTCTTGTACGGGCACAAACACACCGCAGGCCCGACCATGGCGCCTGTTGCCGGTCGTCAGGGCTCTGGACGGTTTACAGAAATATTGAATCGCATGAAAAGTTGGTTTCAAGGAAATTTTTGA